GCGGTTGTAGCGGTCGGACACCACGCCCCCCGCGAGGGAGAGCAGGAAGGACGGGAACTGGGTGGCAAAAAGGGTGACCCCGAGCATAAAGGTGGAGTGGGTCACGATGTATACGATCCAACTGACGGCGGTGCGTTGCATCCAGGTCCCGATGAGGGAGATGGACTGGCCCACGAAATAAAGACGGTAGTTGCGGCTTCGAAAAGCCCTAAAGGTGTTGATCATCCTATCAATTTATTCAAAATGTCTATGGCCTCGGTAAGGGTTTGTTTTTCCCGGGCGGTCAATTTCTCGGTGATCGACCGCGCGAGCCATTCCTGTTTTTCCTGCAATCGCTGACGGACGCCGCGTTTCCCGGTCTCGGTCAGGGTGACGATGACCTTGCGCCGGTCTTCTTCGGAAGGGGTCCTGTTGATCAGACCGAGTTCCAACAGTCGGTTGAGCACCTGGGAGATGGCCTGGGTGCTGACCTTTTCGATGGTCGCGAGCTCGCCGGGGAGGATGTCGCCGTGTTCGTGGATCCGCGACAGGGTCGCGCGCTCGGTGAGGGAGAGGAGGTCGTCGTTGCGCGTCTGTTTGCGCAAGAGCTTGACCAGCCGGGATACTTGCGATCGAAGGCCGGCCGCCAGGTCAACATCGGATAGCGGCATTTATGTAAGTTATTTTGCAAAGTTACTTACATAAATGGAAACCGCCAACATCAGGGTACTAGTCGATCGCGGCGTCGGTGTAGCCAATCTGTCCGTCGGCATCCCGTACCCATATATAAGGGTACTGGTAAAATCCATGGATCACCCAGGCCTTGGTGAGGGGATACCCGGAACTGGGGGGACCGAGGAAAAAGACAGAAGGGACGTAGGCCAGGTTGGCGGTCAGGTTGGAATCGGCGTAGTGGACGTCCGGGTTGGTATACCCGTTCTTCACCAGCGGGGCGGCCAGGAAATCCGCCCGGAGTTGGGCGAGGGATTGGTGTCCGCTGGTGTCGTTGTCGGCGGCAACAAGGTTGGTATCGGTATAGCTGGCCGGTCTTTGCAATACGCCCGCCTTGAAATACAGGTTGGTTTGCGCTACGGCGACGGGCAGCCCGTTGAGATAGATATGGGCGATCGCGACGAGGAGCGGTGAGTCCTGGTAAAACATAAAGAACTGCTGGTTCACCATGGAGACCCCGTTTGCCTGGCAAAGGGCCGCTATGGAATCCAGGGCGGACGCGCCCAGCAAGGTGTCGGTCAGCCGGGGTTGCACACGGACGATGGTCCCCGTCCCGGAGGGGGTATTGTCGTGGTGTTTGCGGCAGGCGGCCAGCAGCAGGAGGACCCAGATATATTTACGCATACTTTGGCATGACAAAAGACATCCCCGGAGCGTTGCAAGCATCCGGGGGGTATTTTTGTGGTACCAAAACCGCTCCATCATGAAACAACACTTCCTCCGCTTATTCGACTACGACCACGTCGCCAATGGGCTTATCGTCACCGCCCTCCGGGACGCGCCCCCGACGGGGAACGACCGGCCCCAGGTCCTCATGGCGCACCTCCTGGCGTCTTCGTATTCCTGGCTGCTCCGCTGTCAGGGTAAGTCATCCCTGTCCGTGGACCTTTGGCCAAAACCGCACTGGGGGGAGATGGAAAGCCTGAAGGAGTCAAATGCACAAGGGTGGAAGGCCTACCTGGAATCCACCACGGACTTTGAAGAAAAACTCACGTATCAGAACCAGTCCGGGAAAACGTATACCAATGTAGTCGGTGACCTACTCGCCCACGTCATCAACCACGGTACGCACCACCGCGCCCAGATCGGACAGTTGCTCAAGGAAGGGGGGCTGGCGCATCTTCCGGTGACGGACTATATCGCCTACCTTCGGTTGAAGGGGTTGTAGTATCTTTAAGCCGGCTATGTTCAAGACATATTTCCTCACTTCCTGGAGACACTTGCTCAGGAACAAGGGGTATGCGATCATCAACGTCCTGGGGCTTACCCTGGGGATCGCCTGCTCCATCCTGATTTTTGTGTTGATCCGTTACCACTCCAGCTTTGATACGTTTCACCCGGAAGCGGACAGGATCTATCGTATCATCACCGAATTTCACGACGAAGGCGTTACCCGGAACGCCGCCGTGCCCATACCCCTCGGCAAAGCCTTCCGCAACGACTATGTATATGCCGAAAAGGTGGCCCGGGTCGTGTTTTATCCCAACACCCTGGTGGCCCTGCCCGGGCGGGCACCCTTGCGGAAATTCCAGGAGCAAAACGGGGTGGCTTTTGCGGAGCCGGAGTACTTTGACATTTTTAATTTTCCCACCGTCGAAGGAAGCGCCCGCGCGGCCATGTCCGATCCGTATGGAGCCCTGATCACCCAAACGCTGGCGCGCAAATATTTTGGCAAGGAAGAAGCGGTGGGGCAGCGGCTCCGGTTTAACAACCAGACCGACTATGTCGTCCGCGGGGTGTTGAAGGACCTGCCCGGCAATACCGACCGCCGGCAGGAGATCTACCTGAGCTGGGCCAGCTATAAGGATTACCAGCCGTACCTGGCGAGCGACAGCAGTTGGGGCGCGGTGTATGGCGGTTCGAACTGCTTTATCCGGCTCAAACCCGGGGTGACGCCGGCGCAGGTGGAGGGGGCGTTTCCGGCGCTTAGCCGTAAGTACTACAGCCCCGACGACGCCAGGATTTACCAGTTCAGGCTCCAGCCGATCCGGGACGTCCACTTCAATACCGACCTGGACGGGACCGCCGACCGCCGGTACCTCTGGGCGGCGGGTTTTATCGGGCTTTTCCTGATCGTTACCGCCAGCATCAACTTTATCAACCTGGCCACGGCCCAGGCGCTCATCCGCTCCCGGGAAGTGGGTGTCCGGAAGGTCCTGGGCAGCGAACCCCTGGACGTGTTCCGGCAGTTTATGCTGGAGACCGGTTTGATCACCTTTGCGGCCCTCCTGCTGGCGGTGGGGCTGGCCTATCTCGGGTTGCCGACCCTCAACCGGTTGCTCAAGGTCCATATCGACATGAACCTTTTTGGTTCCTGGACCCTGGGCGCGTACCTGTTGCTGATCCTGGCGGTCGTTGTGCTGCTCGCCGGTTCGTATCCGGGGTTTGTCCTGGCCCGTTTTCAGCCCATCCCGGCGCTCAAGGGCAAACTCGATCAAAAGCATATCGGCGGTTTTTCCCTGAGACGCGTGCTGGTTGTTTTCCAGTTTTCCATCTCCCAGCTCCTCATCATCGGTTGTCTTGTCATCGCGCGGCAGATCTGGTATTCCGAACACGCCGACCTGGGTTTTGTAAAAGACGGCGTGGTGACGGTACCCCTGCCCGTTAGCGACCCCGTCAAGGCGCGGACCCTTCGGGAGCGTTTCCTCGACATCCCGGGGGTGGAAAGGGTGTCGCTTTGCTTTCAACCGCCGGCGTCCGCCGCAAACAACGCCACCGACATCACGCTCGCGGGCCGGCCCAAACCGGAGAACTGGGCCGTCAGCCAGAAATACGCCGACGACCAGTACGTCCCTCTTTTCGGGCTCAAGCTGGTGGCGGGGCGCAACCTTTTTCCCTCGGACACGGTCGATGGATTTGTGATCAATGTCACCACGGTCAACAAGCTCCAGGCCGGCACCCCGGCGGAGCTCATCGGTCACCAGCTCACCGTGGACGGCACCGTTAAGGCGCCGATCGTGGGCGTCGTCAAAGACTTCAACAGCCTGTCCTTCTACGGGGACATGGCGCCGGTCGTCGTATACACCCATCCCCGGGACTACCGGACCTGCGCCCTCCTCCTGCGCACCGGCCACGTCGCGCCCGTCCTGGCCTCCATGGAGCGCATCTGGAACGACACCTACCCGGAGTACGTCTACAGCCACCAGTTCCTGGACGAGCGCATCGCCCGTTTTTACGAGCTCGACGACATGCTCCTGACCCTGATCGAATTCTTTGCGGGCATCGCCATCTTTATCGGTTGTCTTGGTCTCTACGGCCTCGTCTCCTTTATGGCCGTACGGAAAACAAAGGAAATCGGCGTCCGCAAGGTCCTTGGCGCCGGCACCCCCCAGATCCTCTGGTTGTTCGGCCGGGAACTTAGCCGCCTGATCGGGATCGCCTTCCTGCTCGCCGCGCCCACCGGCTGGTGGTTTATGCACCGCTACCTGGAATCCTTCCGGTACCGCATCACCATCGGGTGGAGTGTGTTTGTCCCCGCGCTGGCCGGGACGCTGGTCATCGCCGCGTTGACCGTGGGGTATCGCTCCTGGAAGGCGTCGTCTGTGAAGCCGGTGGAAAATCTGCGGTCAACCGAGTAGTTCCACGTCCGTCGCCGCATAGCCCGTACACGTCAACACCCAGCCCTCCGCCATGTCTTTGTCCGTGAGCACGTCGTTGATGCTCATCACGACTTTGCCGCTGGTGCAGCGCGCCGCGCAGGCCGAGCAGCGCCCGCCCCGGCAACTGTAGGGGTAAGGAATGCCCTGGTCCAGGGCCGCCTGCAGGAGGTTGGTGGGGTAGGTAACGGTAAACTCGTGCACAACGCCTTTCCAGTGAAGCCTTATGGTTCGCGGAGTTGCCTCCACCAACTGCGGAGGGTGGGGGACCGGGTCCACCGTAAAGTGCTCCTGCCGGAACTGTTCCGGCGCAAACCCCATCAGCCGCAGCGTAAACCGCGCCATCCGCATCAGCGCCTCGGGACCGCAGCAATAAAAGACCGCGTCTTTCGGGTCGTGCCGCAACAGGCCGCGGACGAGCGTTTCGAGGTTGGCGTTGTTGAGCCGCCGGGGGAGGATGTTGTGGGCGTGGGGGGAGCTGAGCAGGGAGATACGCGTGAGACGCGGGGCGCTCCCCGCGCCGCGTTCCAGCGCTTCGAGCTCCTGCGCAAAGATCACATCCTCCTCCGAATGGTTCTGATCAATCAGCCACACATGGCTCTGCGGCTCTTCGCGCAGCGCCTGGCGAATCAGCGGCAGTATGGGGGCGATGCCGCTCCCGGCGGCGATAAAACCGATGTCGCGCAGGGCAGCGGCTGCCTCGAACGTAAACCTCCCCGCCGGCGGCAAGGCCGAAATCGTATCCCCCACGCGCAAGCGATCCTGCAAAAAACGGCTAATCTCCCCATTAGGCTTCCGCTTCACGGTAATCGCGTAAAAAGGATCCCCCGGCGAAGAAGTGAGGGAAAAAGACCTCCGGACCTCCCGCCCATAGTGATCCACGAGCAGCGTCAGAAACTGACCGGGCGCATACGGCACAGCGGGCCCCTCCAAAAGGAATGTAACGGTATCGTGGGTTTCGGAACGTCGGCCGGCGACACGAAGGAGGATCATCCCCAAATTTACGGGATATTGATCACGCGGTTCTCCCCGCCGAGCATGGCTTTATACAGTTTGTAATTTTCCGTGTCCCAGCAGGCAAAGATCACCTCCGAAAAGGTGCCCGGGTTTTCGGAAAGGAAGTCGCGGACGGTTTTGAGGGCGACCTCTGCGGCACCAGAGGGGTTGTTCCCAAAGCTCACGCAGGGGAATGCGATGGAGCGGGCGTTGTCGGATTTGGCCCGCAGCAGGGCCTTGCGATAGGCGGTGGCGGTGTCTTCGGTAAGGTCCAGGGCTTTGGCATCCACGTTGAGCTGGCGGATGTCCCCCTGTAAGACGACAAGTTGGGTTTGCATGACTTTAGAATAATGTTTGGACCCCATGGGCGATTTTGTTCTCGTGTTCCAGTAACCAGCGTTTCCTCCACAAGCCGCCCCCATAGCCAACCAGGTCATTTCTGGCCCCGATCACACGGTGACAGGGGAGCACGATCGCAATCTTGTTTTTCCCGTTGGTCGTTCCCACCGCCCGGACGGCTTTGGGGTCTCCGACCCGTTTAGCCAGATCCATATAGGTGATGGTCCGTCCGTAGGGAATGCCCATCAGTTCTCCCCAGACCCGTTGCTGAAATTCGGAGCCTTCCTGGTGCACCGGGAGGTCGAATGTCCTCCTGAGCCCCTGGAAGTATTCCATGAGTTGCTCCTGGCAGTTTTGCAGCAAAGGGTTAAGATGAACCCGCGCGTCCGGCGGCAAGGCATCGAGGTAGTATATCTCACTGATATAGTGCTCGGTGCCACCGAGGCGCAGGATCCCCACCGGGGAATGATAATAGGCAACGTAGGTCATTGGACTCGATAAAATCGCAATAGTTTAATACGCGCCCCGAAGGGGCGCGGGGGTTTAACCGATTTTGCACCCATTCTCCATCGCCCGGTCCGGCTGCAAGAGGACCACCTGCCCACCGGTGTCGTATACCCCCAGGACCAGGCATTCGCTCATAAAGCCCGCGATCCGTTTGGGGGGCAGGTTGACCAGCCCGATGACCTGGCGCCCCACCAGGTCGTCGGGGGCATAATAGGCGGTGATCTGTGCGCTGGACCGTTTGACGCCCAACGGGCCAAAATCCACTTCGAGCTGGTAGGCCGGTTTGCGTGCTTCGGGGAAGACGCGCGCCGCGGTCACGGTACCGACCCGGATGTCCAGTTTTTCAAATTCGGCTGGCAGAATTGTTTCCATATCTTTGAACAAATAACAATAGCACTTATGACACGCACAGCTACCGCCGTATGGCTTGGTTCCGGCAAGGACGGCAAGGGCACGCTCGATACGCAAAGCGGCACCCTGCACCAAACGCAGTTTTCTTACAAATCCCGCTTTGAAGATGGTGTCGGGACCAATCCCGAAGAGCTGGTGGCCGCCGCCCACTCGGGTTGCTTCACCATGAAGCTCAGCTTCGTCATCGGGTCCATGGGCCTCACGCCCGAGTCCCTGGAGACGTCTGCCGCGGTAACCCTCGACAACGGGACCATCACTTCTTCCCGCCTCGTCCTGAAGGCCAAGGTGCCCGGGATGACCAAGGAACAATTCGACACGGCGGTGAAGGACGCCAAGGAGAATTGCCCCATCTCAAAGTTACTGAATACCGAGATCACCCTGGATGCAACCTTGTACTAGCCGCCAGCGGGCATAAAAAAAGGGGCTAGTCGACTAGCCCCTTTTTTTTTTAGCCCAGATAAGCTCGTAGGAACCACGCCCATTTCTCGTGTTCCTTCATCACCCCGATCAGGAAGTCATTCGACCCGGCGTCCCGATATTTGTCCGCTATTTCGTCCACGTGTTCGCGGATAAAACGGGTGATCGTCTCATGGTCGTCGAGCA
This region of Dinghuibacter silviterrae genomic DNA includes:
- a CDS encoding MarR family winged helix-turn-helix transcriptional regulator: MPLSDVDLAAGLRSQVSRLVKLLRKQTRNDDLLSLTERATLSRIHEHGDILPGELATIEKVSTQAISQVLNRLLELGLINRTPSEEDRRKVIVTLTETGKRGVRQRLQEKQEWLARSITEKLTAREKQTLTEAIDILNKLIG
- a CDS encoding DinB family protein, whose translation is MKQHFLRLFDYDHVANGLIVTALRDAPPTGNDRPQVLMAHLLASSYSWLLRCQGKSSLSVDLWPKPHWGEMESLKESNAQGWKAYLESTTDFEEKLTYQNQSGKTYTNVVGDLLAHVINHGTHHRAQIGQLLKEGGLAHLPVTDYIAYLRLKGL
- a CDS encoding ABC transporter permease produces the protein MFKTYFLTSWRHLLRNKGYAIINVLGLTLGIACSILIFVLIRYHSSFDTFHPEADRIYRIITEFHDEGVTRNAAVPIPLGKAFRNDYVYAEKVARVVFYPNTLVALPGRAPLRKFQEQNGVAFAEPEYFDIFNFPTVEGSARAAMSDPYGALITQTLARKYFGKEEAVGQRLRFNNQTDYVVRGVLKDLPGNTDRRQEIYLSWASYKDYQPYLASDSSWGAVYGGSNCFIRLKPGVTPAQVEGAFPALSRKYYSPDDARIYQFRLQPIRDVHFNTDLDGTADRRYLWAAGFIGLFLIVTASINFINLATAQALIRSREVGVRKVLGSEPLDVFRQFMLETGLITFAALLLAVGLAYLGLPTLNRLLKVHIDMNLFGSWTLGAYLLLILAVVVLLAGSYPGFVLARFQPIPALKGKLDQKHIGGFSLRRVLVVFQFSISQLLIIGCLVIARQIWYSEHADLGFVKDGVVTVPLPVSDPVKARTLRERFLDIPGVERVSLCFQPPASAANNATDITLAGRPKPENWAVSQKYADDQYVPLFGLKLVAGRNLFPSDTVDGFVINVTTVNKLQAGTPAELIGHQLTVDGTVKAPIVGVVKDFNSLSFYGDMAPVVVYTHPRDYRTCALLLRTGHVAPVLASMERIWNDTYPEYVYSHQFLDERIARFYELDDMLLTLIEFFAGIAIFIGCLGLYGLVSFMAVRKTKEIGVRKVLGAGTPQILWLFGRELSRLIGIAFLLAAPTGWWFMHRYLESFRYRITIGWSVFVPALAGTLVIAALTVGYRSWKASSVKPVENLRSTE
- a CDS encoding ferredoxin--NADP reductase translates to MILLRVAGRRSETHDTVTFLLEGPAVPYAPGQFLTLLVDHYGREVRRSFSLTSSPGDPFYAITVKRKPNGEISRFLQDRLRVGDTISALPPAGRFTFEAAAALRDIGFIAAGSGIAPILPLIRQALREEPQSHVWLIDQNHSEEDVIFAQELEALERGAGSAPRLTRISLLSSPHAHNILPRRLNNANLETLVRGLLRHDPKDAVFYCCGPEALMRMARFTLRLMGFAPEQFRQEHFTVDPVPHPPQLVEATPRTIRLHWKGVVHEFTVTYPTNLLQAALDQGIPYPYSCRGGRCSACAARCTSGKVVMSINDVLTDKDMAEGWVLTCTGYAATDVELLG
- a CDS encoding macro domain-containing protein — protein: MQTQLVVLQGDIRQLNVDAKALDLTEDTATAYRKALLRAKSDNARSIAFPCVSFGNNPSGAAEVALKTVRDFLSENPGTFSEVIFACWDTENYKLYKAMLGGENRVINIP
- a CDS encoding methylated-DNA--[protein]-cysteine S-methyltransferase — encoded protein: MTYVAYYHSPVGILRLGGTEHYISEIYYLDALPPDARVHLNPLLQNCQEQLMEYFQGLRRTFDLPVHQEGSEFQQRVWGELMGIPYGRTITYMDLAKRVGDPKAVRAVGTTNGKNKIAIVLPCHRVIGARNDLVGYGGGLWRKRWLLEHENKIAHGVQTLF
- a CDS encoding tRNA-binding protein, whose translation is METILPAEFEKLDIRVGTVTAARVFPEARKPAYQLEVDFGPLGVKRSSAQITAYYAPDDLVGRQVIGLVNLPPKRIAGFMSECLVLGVYDTGGQVVLLQPDRAMENGCKIG
- a CDS encoding OsmC family protein; this translates as MTRTATAVWLGSGKDGKGTLDTQSGTLHQTQFSYKSRFEDGVGTNPEELVAAAHSGCFTMKLSFVIGSMGLTPESLETSAAVTLDNGTITSSRLVLKAKVPGMTKEQFDTAVKDAKENCPISKLLNTEITLDATLY